In one Nocardioides luteus genomic region, the following are encoded:
- the sigK gene encoding ECF RNA polymerase sigma factor SigK: MRSLSSVPSGDPSPEGTGSSPGLAGLLRSIARGDEAAFAALYDATSARVHGLVLRVVRDPAQAEEVTQETFLQVWRTASRYDESLGSAQSWLLTLAHRRAVDRVRSAESAGRNDTAYHGTTQTPPHDTTAEAVEASLEARRVRSALETLTAVQREALQLAYFGGYTHTEVATMLDLPIGTAKTRIRDGLIRLRDAMGVSR, encoded by the coding sequence ATGAGATCGCTCAGCTCAGTTCCCTCCGGCGACCCGTCGCCGGAGGGAACCGGGTCGTCCCCGGGCCTGGCCGGGCTGCTCCGCAGCATCGCCCGAGGCGACGAGGCCGCCTTCGCCGCTCTCTACGACGCGACCTCCGCCCGCGTGCACGGCCTGGTGCTGCGGGTGGTGCGTGACCCGGCTCAGGCCGAGGAGGTCACCCAGGAGACGTTCCTGCAGGTGTGGCGTACGGCCAGCCGCTACGACGAGAGCCTGGGCAGCGCCCAGTCCTGGCTGCTGACGCTGGCCCACCGTCGCGCCGTCGACCGGGTCCGGTCCGCGGAGTCGGCCGGCCGCAACGACACGGCCTACCACGGCACCACCCAGACCCCACCTCACGACACGACGGCAGAGGCCGTGGAGGCCTCGCTGGAGGCCCGCCGCGTCCGGTCCGCACTCGAGACACTGACAGCAGTGCAGCGTGAGGCCCTACAACTGGCGTACTTCGGCGGTTACACCCACACTGAGGTCGCCACCATGCTCGACCTGCCGATAGGCACTGCAAAGACCCGTATCCGGGACGGGCTGATCCGCTTGCGCGACGCGATGGGAGTGAGCCGATGA
- a CDS encoding anti-sigma factor: MTAHDIHALSGAYAVDALDDIERARFEEHLAVCADCRDEVASLRDSAWTLGSLTDTAPPPELRDRLLAGIKEIRPLPPETTPKHRAVEAPEPADESPGRRRFGWRTFAAAAAVLAVVGTGTVAAVELIRDDPSQTMTTAERVLSARDATTVAVDLPGKARARVVRSVSENRAVLVTSGMPAAPTGKVYELWLQHDEVMVPAGLMPAGSDQTFVLEGDAADASAAGITVEPEGGSDEPTSAPIALFDFSQAT; this comes from the coding sequence ATGACCGCGCACGACATTCACGCCCTCTCCGGCGCCTACGCCGTCGACGCTCTCGACGACATCGAACGCGCTCGGTTCGAGGAGCATCTCGCCGTCTGCGCGGACTGCCGCGACGAGGTGGCCAGCCTGCGCGACAGCGCTTGGACGCTCGGCAGCCTGACCGACACCGCGCCGCCGCCCGAGCTGCGCGACCGGCTGCTGGCCGGCATCAAGGAGATCCGGCCGCTTCCGCCCGAGACCACGCCGAAGCACAGGGCCGTCGAGGCTCCTGAGCCCGCGGACGAGTCGCCCGGCCGTCGTCGGTTCGGGTGGCGTACGTTCGCCGCCGCGGCCGCGGTGCTGGCCGTCGTCGGCACCGGGACGGTCGCCGCGGTCGAGCTGATCCGCGACGACCCCAGCCAGACGATGACGACCGCGGAGCGGGTGCTGAGCGCGAGGGACGCGACGACCGTGGCCGTCGACCTGCCCGGCAAGGCCCGCGCCCGGGTGGTCCGCTCGGTCTCGGAGAACAGGGCGGTGCTGGTCACCTCCGGCATGCCGGCCGCTCCGACCGGCAAGGTCTACGAGCTGTGGCTCCAGCACGACGAGGTCATGGTCCCGGCCGGGCTGATGCCTGCCGGCAGCGACCAGACCTTCGTCCTCGAGGGCGACGCCGCGGATGCGAGCGCGGCCGGGATCACCGTCGAGCCCGAGGGAGGCTCCGACGAACCGACCTCGGCCCCGATCGCCCTGTTCGACTTCTCGCAGGCCACCTGA
- a CDS encoding N(5)-(carboxyethyl)ornithine synthase, whose translation MHLGLGVIGSSAKENEHRLPLHPEHIPNLDADIRSGITLEDGYGARFGVSDEALGTYVAGFASRDQILADSDVVLLPKPQLEDVEALSPGQTLWGWPHCVQDPELTQVAIDRRLTLIAFEAMNHWTRDGSVGLHVFHKNNEMAGYCSVLQALELAGLTGDYGRRLSAVVIGFGATARGAVTALNAHGVHEVAVLTNREVAAVGSPIHSVLIRQFDHEPDGEHLSHVITERGREPLAPYLAENDIVVNCTLQDTANPLVFLEEEDLSAFRPGSVIVDVSCDLGMGFTWARPTTFDDPAFLVGDNVLYYAVDHSPSYLWNSATWENSNALIPFLRPVLEGPTAWDAVETLRRAIEIRDGRVLNPAILAFQGRATEAPHALV comes from the coding sequence ATGCACCTAGGGCTCGGTGTCATCGGCTCGTCGGCGAAGGAGAACGAGCACCGGCTGCCGCTCCACCCCGAGCACATCCCGAACCTGGACGCTGACATCCGGTCCGGAATCACGCTCGAGGACGGCTATGGCGCCCGGTTCGGGGTCAGCGACGAGGCTCTCGGGACGTACGTCGCCGGGTTCGCGTCACGTGACCAGATCTTGGCCGACTCGGACGTCGTGCTGCTCCCCAAGCCGCAGCTCGAGGACGTCGAGGCGCTGAGCCCGGGGCAGACGCTCTGGGGCTGGCCACATTGCGTACAGGACCCGGAGCTGACCCAGGTCGCCATCGACCGGCGCCTGACCCTGATCGCCTTCGAGGCGATGAACCACTGGACCCGCGACGGTTCGGTCGGTCTGCACGTGTTCCACAAGAACAACGAGATGGCCGGCTACTGCTCGGTCCTCCAAGCGCTCGAGCTGGCCGGGTTGACCGGCGACTACGGTCGCCGCCTGAGCGCGGTGGTGATCGGTTTCGGAGCCACCGCACGTGGCGCCGTGACCGCCCTCAACGCGCACGGTGTGCACGAGGTCGCGGTGCTCACCAACCGAGAGGTGGCCGCGGTCGGTTCGCCGATCCACTCGGTGCTGATTCGGCAGTTCGACCACGAGCCGGACGGCGAGCACCTCAGCCACGTGATCACCGAGCGGGGGCGCGAGCCGCTGGCGCCGTACCTGGCGGAGAACGACATCGTCGTCAACTGCACCCTGCAGGACACGGCCAACCCACTGGTCTTCCTCGAGGAGGAGGACCTCTCCGCCTTCCGCCCCGGCAGTGTCATCGTCGACGTCTCCTGCGACCTGGGCATGGGCTTCACCTGGGCCCGGCCCACCACCTTCGACGACCCGGCCTTCCTGGTCGGCGACAACGTCCTCTACTACGCGGTCGACCACAGTCCGTCGTACCTGTGGAACTCGGCGACCTGGGAGAACAGCAACGCGTTGATCCCGTTCCTGCGCCCGGTGCTCGAGGGACCGACCGCGTGGGACGCCGTCGAGACGCTGCGCCGAGCGATCGAGATCCGCGACGGCCGCGTGCTCAACCCCGCCATCCTCGCCTTCCAGGGGCGCGCGACGGAGGCGCCTCACGCTCTGGTGTGA
- a CDS encoding NPP1 family protein, translating into MTLGKRLTRRLALALPLAALLSVVPAAAWAAPPPALPASAPEADRTWQPALDFDTDGCYSTPAIGPDGTLNGGLAMGGTVNGQCRDLSDLQNTNVYSRSKCNNGWCAYLYGYYFEKDQVSWGPGSAGHRHDWEHIIVWVQDGHARYMSVSQHSGYEIKPEAELQFEGGTHPKAVYHKDGGSTHCFRFPKTGGGDEPPENHEGVWQVKGLVGWDNYPAGIRDRLVAADFGAATFKLTDARFGNALAGGKPAAVTLDPYA; encoded by the coding sequence ATGACTCTCGGGAAACGACTCACGCGCAGGCTCGCCCTCGCGCTCCCGCTCGCCGCACTTCTCTCCGTCGTTCCGGCGGCAGCCTGGGCGGCTCCGCCGCCGGCGCTGCCGGCCTCCGCGCCGGAGGCCGACCGCACCTGGCAGCCGGCGCTCGACTTCGACACCGACGGCTGTTACAGCACCCCGGCGATCGGGCCGGACGGCACGCTCAACGGCGGTCTCGCGATGGGCGGCACGGTCAACGGCCAGTGCCGCGACCTCTCGGACCTGCAGAACACCAACGTGTACTCCCGCTCGAAGTGCAACAACGGCTGGTGTGCTTACCTCTACGGCTACTACTTCGAGAAGGACCAGGTCTCCTGGGGGCCCGGGTCGGCCGGCCACCGGCACGACTGGGAGCACATCATCGTGTGGGTGCAGGACGGCCACGCGCGCTACATGTCGGTCTCACAGCACTCCGGCTACGAGATCAAGCCCGAGGCGGAGCTGCAGTTCGAGGGCGGTACGCACCCCAAGGCCGTCTATCACAAGGACGGCGGCAGCACCCACTGCTTCCGCTTCCCGAAGACCGGTGGCGGGGACGAGCCGCCCGAGAACCACGAGGGCGTCTGGCAGGTCAAGGGCCTGGTCGGCTGGGACAACTACCCGGCCGGCATCCGCGACCGCCTCGTCGCGGCCGACTTCGGCGCCGCCACCTTCAAGCTGACCGACGCCCGCTTCGGCAACGCGCTGGCGGGCGGGAAGCCGGCCGCGGTCACTCTGGATCCGTACGCCTGA
- a CDS encoding TY-Chap domain-containing protein encodes MDATQWQQRITADLAGLGQQEFVIISEPEPSAPEPTGFLARLRSKASRSVAPSRWGQVLCEDEMLSAEFAGTQHIGGTWEASAEQHEALRAAGWLTPDETDPIAPAPGVPHYWRTVPQADAGRVAGLLVEAFGILGADLATLTLRRDQ; translated from the coding sequence GTGGACGCGACACAGTGGCAGCAACGGATCACCGCGGACCTCGCCGGCCTCGGGCAGCAGGAGTTCGTGATCATCAGCGAGCCCGAGCCTTCGGCGCCGGAGCCGACCGGCTTCCTGGCCCGGCTCCGGTCGAAGGCATCACGGTCGGTCGCGCCGTCGCGCTGGGGACAGGTGCTGTGCGAGGACGAGATGCTCTCCGCCGAGTTCGCAGGTACGCAGCACATCGGTGGCACCTGGGAGGCCTCCGCCGAGCAGCACGAGGCGCTTCGCGCGGCCGGCTGGCTGACCCCCGACGAGACCGACCCGATCGCGCCGGCGCCGGGGGTGCCGCACTACTGGCGCACCGTCCCCCAGGCCGACGCAGGCCGTGTCGCCGGCCTCCTCGTCGAGGCCTTCGGCATCCTCGGCGCCGACCTGGCGACCCTCACGCTCCGCCGGGATCAGTAG
- a CDS encoding MDR family MFS transporter has translation MAAPQAASETEPQLSRRRINLIFGTVLLGMLLAALDQTIVSTALPTIVADVGGAGHLSWVVSSYLLAETVATVLAGKFGDLFGRKLMLQVSAGLFILASAACGFATDMVWLIAARAVQGIGAGGLMVTATALIGDVIPLRDRGKYQGALGSVFGATTVLGPLLGGLFTDHLSWRWAFYINLPLGIAVIAIASLTLPQIARGKRPSIDYLGILFVGLGASMLTLAVSWGGTEYAWGSATIIGLFIGSAVAFAIFVWVESRAVSPILPLRLFQDRVFTVSVVLSFIVGFAMLGAMTYLPTYMQYVHGVSATSSGIRTLPMVIGLLVTSTLAGSIVGRTGRYKIFPVAGALIMALGLYLLSTMDADTSTLMMSLFLLIMGMGVGLSMQILTIIVQNTAAYEDLGVATSGVTFFRTMGSSFGASIMGTVYANELADRLPAALAAAGVSADDVATPALLHTLAEAQSEPIIGAYAETLQVVFLAAVPVAGLAFLLALFLKEVPLRGTSRAAATDPGDGFAMPNSSDSAIRLDAAVAQLVRRQPPETFTRLRESAVDLDAATAWCVRQIGIREWVGGERSLVAIGHRLGMPGEVLAPAFASAAAEGYLYGDEAGYALTEAGKEELGKLVAAFKEWLATELADWGADDAKLDEALAVLSRKIVEGETDLSPAGATS, from the coding sequence ATGGCAGCACCGCAGGCGGCTTCGGAGACCGAGCCTCAGCTGAGTCGGCGCAGGATCAACCTCATCTTCGGCACCGTGCTGCTCGGCATGCTGCTCGCGGCGCTCGACCAGACGATCGTGTCGACCGCGCTGCCGACGATCGTGGCCGACGTCGGAGGTGCCGGCCACCTGTCCTGGGTGGTGTCCTCCTACCTCCTGGCCGAGACCGTCGCGACCGTCCTCGCCGGCAAGTTCGGCGACCTCTTCGGCCGCAAGTTGATGCTGCAGGTCTCCGCCGGGCTCTTCATCCTCGCCTCGGCCGCCTGCGGCTTCGCGACGGACATGGTCTGGCTGATCGCGGCACGCGCCGTGCAGGGCATCGGCGCCGGCGGCCTGATGGTGACCGCGACGGCACTGATCGGCGACGTCATCCCGCTGCGGGACCGCGGGAAGTACCAAGGTGCGCTCGGCTCGGTCTTCGGCGCCACCACCGTCCTCGGCCCTCTCCTCGGCGGCCTCTTCACCGACCACCTCTCCTGGCGCTGGGCCTTCTACATCAACCTCCCGCTCGGCATCGCCGTGATCGCGATTGCCAGCCTGACGCTGCCGCAGATCGCCCGCGGCAAGCGTCCGTCGATCGACTACCTCGGCATCCTCTTCGTCGGCCTGGGCGCCTCGATGCTGACGCTGGCGGTGAGCTGGGGTGGGACGGAGTACGCCTGGGGATCGGCGACCATCATCGGCCTGTTCATCGGCTCCGCGGTCGCGTTCGCGATCTTCGTCTGGGTCGAGTCACGGGCGGTCTCGCCGATCCTGCCGTTGCGGCTGTTCCAGGACCGGGTGTTCACGGTCAGCGTCGTGCTCTCGTTCATCGTCGGTTTCGCGATGCTCGGAGCGATGACCTACCTGCCGACCTACATGCAGTACGTCCACGGCGTCTCCGCCACATCGTCGGGGATCCGCACGCTGCCGATGGTCATCGGCCTGCTCGTGACCTCGACGCTGGCGGGCTCGATCGTGGGAAGGACCGGGCGCTACAAGATCTTCCCGGTCGCCGGTGCGCTGATCATGGCGCTCGGGCTCTATCTGCTCTCGACCATGGACGCCGACACCAGCACCCTGATGATGTCGCTGTTCCTGCTGATCATGGGGATGGGCGTCGGCCTGAGCATGCAGATCCTGACGATCATCGTGCAGAACACCGCGGCCTACGAGGACCTCGGCGTCGCCACCTCCGGCGTCACCTTCTTCCGGACGATGGGCAGCTCGTTCGGTGCCTCGATCATGGGCACGGTCTACGCCAACGAGCTGGCCGACCGGCTGCCCGCGGCGCTCGCCGCGGCCGGCGTCTCCGCCGACGACGTCGCGACACCCGCGCTCCTGCACACGCTGGCCGAGGCCCAGAGCGAGCCGATCATCGGTGCCTACGCCGAGACGCTGCAGGTCGTCTTCCTCGCCGCGGTCCCGGTCGCCGGGCTGGCGTTCCTGCTCGCCCTCTTCCTCAAGGAGGTGCCCCTGAGAGGCACCTCGAGGGCGGCCGCGACCGACCCGGGCGACGGGTTCGCGATGCCCAACTCCTCCGACAGCGCCATCCGGCTCGACGCCGCCGTCGCCCAGCTGGTGCGCCGCCAGCCGCCCGAGACGTTCACCCGACTCCGGGAGTCGGCGGTCGATCTCGACGCGGCGACCGCCTGGTGCGTACGCCAGATCGGGATCCGCGAATGGGTCGGCGGAGAGCGGTCGCTGGTCGCGATCGGCCACCGTCTCGGGATGCCGGGCGAGGTGCTCGCCCCTGCCTTCGCCTCCGCGGCCGCGGAGGGCTACCTCTACGGGGACGAGGCGGGCTACGCGCTGACGGAGGCCGGCAAGGAGGAGCTCGGCAAGCTGGTCGCGGCGTTCAAGGAGTGGCTGGCCACCGAGCTCGCGGACTGGGGTGCCGACGACGCCAAGCTCGACGAGGCGCTCGCGGTCCTCTCCCGCAAGATCGTCGAGGGCGAGACCGACCTGAGCCCGGCCGGCGCCACCTCCTAG
- a CDS encoding metal-sensitive transcriptional regulator, whose product MQLEPDEIKAVITRLKRANGHLASVIRMLEEGSECEDALTQLAAVNKAISRGGYALVATGLEKCLAEGGRDSVDTKKMEKLFLALA is encoded by the coding sequence ATGCAGCTCGAGCCTGACGAGATCAAGGCCGTCATCACCCGACTCAAGCGCGCCAACGGACACCTCGCCTCGGTGATCCGGATGCTCGAGGAGGGCTCGGAGTGCGAGGACGCGCTCACCCAGCTCGCGGCGGTGAACAAGGCGATCAGCCGGGGTGGCTACGCGCTGGTCGCGACCGGGCTGGAGAAGTGCCTGGCCGAGGGGGGCCGCGACAGCGTGGACACGAAGAAGATGGAGAAGCTCTTCCTCGCGCTGGCCTGA
- a CDS encoding DUF302 domain-containing protein — protein sequence MTSFTLSATVPASYAETLARVRDLLGDAGFGVLTEIDLSATLHAKLGVDIPQQVILGACMPQLAHRALEADPRIATMLPCNVVVAAEGEETRVEIFDPAAMTSFSSDAGVAEVAADARQRLTGMLAALTGEKKDDDAARA from the coding sequence ATGACCAGCTTCACGCTGAGCGCCACCGTTCCCGCGTCGTACGCGGAGACCTTGGCGCGCGTGCGAGACCTCCTCGGCGACGCCGGATTCGGCGTCCTCACCGAGATCGACCTGTCCGCCACGCTGCACGCCAAGCTCGGCGTGGACATCCCGCAGCAGGTGATCCTCGGCGCCTGCATGCCTCAGCTCGCGCATCGCGCGCTCGAGGCGGACCCGCGGATCGCGACGATGCTGCCGTGCAACGTCGTGGTCGCCGCCGAGGGGGAGGAGACCCGGGTCGAGATCTTCGACCCGGCCGCGATGACCTCGTTCAGCTCGGACGCCGGCGTCGCCGAGGTCGCGGCGGACGCACGCCAGCGCCTCACCGGCATGTTGGCAGCACTCACTGGAGAGAAGAAGGACGACGATGCAGCTCGAGCCTGA
- a CDS encoding carboxymuconolactone decarboxylase family protein, translated as MTTTTDTDSLHTDSPHGKSVLRELGPLHQELRRAIPDVYKGWGGLSKAAFADGALDRKTKELIAFAIGVVEGCDGCIASHGQAAARAGASPQEAAEAIGVTFLMHGGPATIHGARAFDAFCEFVDALDAGEPPA; from the coding sequence ATGACCACGACGACCGACACCGACTCGCTCCACACCGACTCGCCCCACGGCAAGAGCGTCCTGCGGGAGCTCGGACCGCTCCACCAGGAACTGCGCCGCGCGATCCCCGACGTCTACAAGGGCTGGGGCGGGCTCTCCAAGGCCGCCTTCGCCGACGGGGCGCTCGACCGCAAGACCAAAGAGCTGATCGCGTTCGCCATCGGCGTGGTCGAGGGCTGCGACGGCTGCATCGCCTCCCACGGACAGGCCGCCGCCCGGGCCGGCGCCAGCCCTCAGGAGGCGGCCGAGGCCATCGGTGTCACGTTCCTCATGCACGGCGGCCCCGCCACCATCCACGGCGCACGTGCCTTCGACGCGTTCTGCGAGTTCGTCGACGCCCTTGACGCCGGCGAACCTCCGGCCTGA
- a CDS encoding HIT family protein, which translates to MALTSQMRGTDFYCDVAIPHPDRLDVVYEDEHVLAFHHTRPFWAVHIVVVPKRHIGSLTTVSAEDETDVRELFDVVQTVARDVEREHGAAAVLTNLGAYQDSMHLHVHIHSGGRLDQG; encoded by the coding sequence ATGGCGCTGACGTCGCAAATGCGGGGGACGGACTTCTATTGCGATGTCGCGATACCGCACCCTGACCGCCTGGACGTGGTGTACGAGGACGAACACGTGCTGGCGTTCCACCACACGCGACCGTTCTGGGCGGTCCACATCGTCGTGGTGCCCAAGCGTCACATCGGGTCGCTCACGACCGTGAGCGCCGAGGACGAGACCGACGTACGTGAGCTGTTCGACGTTGTCCAGACAGTTGCCCGGGACGTGGAGCGCGAGCACGGTGCTGCGGCAGTCCTCACCAACCTGGGTGCCTACCAGGACTCCATGCACCTCCACGTCCACATCCACAGCGGCGGGCGCCTGGATCAGGGGTGA
- a CDS encoding vitamin B12-dependent ribonucleotide reductase — MTDTAAEAQASSKAGAGLKIERIFSTEGVHPYDEITWERRDVVQKNWKTGETVFEQTGVEFPDFWSINASTIVTTKYFRGALGTDKREQSLKQLIDRVVNTYVASGKENGYFASEADADLFGRELTWLLVNQHFAFNSPVWFNVGTESPQQVSACFILSVDDSMDSILNWYKEEGLIFKGGSGAGLNLSRIRSSKELLKSSGGTASGPVSFMRGADASAGTIKSGGATRRAAKMVVLDVDHPDIEEFVETKAREEDKIRALRDAGFDMDLGGKDISSVQYQNANNSVRVSDEFMRAVEEGKKFGLRARTTGEVIEEIDARELFRKISIAAWECADPGLQYDDTINDWHTNPETGRITGSNPCSEYMSLDNSSCNLASLNLLKFLKDDDTFDAVRFQQACEIVFTAMDISICFADFPTEAIGETTRDYRQLGIGYANLGALLMAMGLGYDSEGGRTMAAAITSLMTGAGYKRSAELAGVVGPYAGYARNAEAHQRVMRKHQAANDAVRSINPVDRNIIDAATRVWSDVVEIGKVNGFRNAQASLLAPTGTIGFMMDCDTTGIEPDFSLVKFKKLVGGGSMQIVNQVIPRALTKLGYQAEQIEAIVAYIAEHGHVVDAPGLRQEHYEVFDTAMGKRALQPMGHVRMMAATQPFLSGAISKTVNLPETATVEDIEQVYMESWKLGLKATAIYRDNCKVGQPLADGKSENAKKDQGLSTAAAAEAPAAEVEPEVVEKIIEKIVYAPTRKRLPKSRVSRTTSFTVGGAEGYMTSGAHADGELGEVFLKLGKQGSTLAGVMDAFSIAVSVGLQYGVPLETYVSKFTNLKFEPAGLTDDPDVRMAQSLMDYVFRRLALDYMSFEDRAALGIYSADERQRYLETGSYEQLGNGTTAAELVERPAPERKVEAKTEVVEADVKEEAPAEAAVAEEAPKTAHTTAELLESISGMAIDSPLCFTCGTKMRPAGSCYVCEGCGSTSGCS, encoded by the coding sequence ATGACAGACACGGCAGCAGAGGCACAGGCATCGTCGAAGGCGGGCGCCGGGCTGAAGATCGAGCGGATCTTCAGCACCGAGGGCGTCCACCCCTACGACGAGATCACCTGGGAGCGACGCGACGTCGTCCAGAAGAACTGGAAGACGGGTGAGACCGTCTTCGAGCAGACCGGAGTCGAGTTCCCCGACTTCTGGTCGATCAACGCCTCGACGATCGTGACGACCAAGTACTTCCGCGGTGCCCTCGGCACCGACAAGCGTGAGCAGAGCCTGAAGCAGCTGATCGACCGGGTCGTGAACACCTACGTCGCCTCCGGCAAGGAGAACGGCTACTTCGCCTCCGAGGCCGACGCCGACCTTTTCGGTCGCGAGCTCACCTGGCTGCTGGTCAACCAGCACTTCGCCTTCAACTCGCCGGTCTGGTTCAACGTCGGCACCGAGTCCCCCCAGCAGGTCTCGGCCTGTTTCATCCTCTCGGTCGACGACTCCATGGACTCGATCCTGAACTGGTACAAGGAGGAGGGCCTGATCTTCAAGGGCGGCTCCGGTGCCGGTCTCAACCTCTCCCGCATCCGCTCCTCCAAGGAGCTGCTGAAGTCCTCCGGCGGCACCGCCTCCGGCCCGGTCTCCTTCATGCGCGGTGCCGACGCCTCCGCGGGCACCATCAAGTCCGGTGGCGCCACCCGCCGCGCGGCGAAGATGGTCGTCCTCGATGTCGACCACCCCGACATCGAGGAGTTCGTCGAGACCAAGGCGCGCGAGGAGGACAAGATCCGCGCGCTGCGCGACGCCGGCTTCGACATGGACCTGGGCGGCAAGGACATCTCGTCGGTGCAGTACCAGAACGCCAACAATTCGGTGCGCGTCTCCGACGAGTTCATGCGTGCGGTCGAGGAGGGCAAGAAGTTCGGCCTCCGGGCGCGTACGACCGGTGAGGTCATCGAGGAGATCGACGCCCGCGAGCTGTTCCGCAAGATCTCGATCGCGGCGTGGGAGTGTGCCGACCCGGGTCTGCAGTACGACGACACCATCAACGACTGGCACACCAACCCGGAGACGGGCCGGATCACCGGCTCCAACCCGTGCTCGGAGTACATGTCGCTGGACAACTCCTCCTGCAACCTGGCGTCGCTGAACCTGCTGAAGTTCCTCAAGGACGACGACACCTTCGACGCGGTCCGCTTCCAGCAGGCCTGCGAGATCGTCTTCACCGCGATGGACATCTCCATCTGCTTCGCCGACTTCCCGACCGAGGCGATCGGCGAGACCACCCGCGACTACCGCCAGCTCGGCATCGGGTACGCCAACCTCGGCGCCCTGCTGATGGCGATGGGTCTGGGCTACGACTCCGAGGGTGGCCGCACCATGGCCGCCGCCATCACCTCGCTGATGACCGGTGCCGGCTACAAGCGTTCGGCCGAGCTGGCCGGCGTCGTCGGTCCGTACGCCGGCTACGCCCGCAACGCCGAGGCCCACCAGCGGGTCATGCGCAAGCACCAGGCCGCCAACGACGCGGTCCGCTCGATCAACCCGGTCGACCGCAACATCATCGACGCGGCGACCCGGGTGTGGTCCGACGTCGTCGAGATCGGCAAGGTCAACGGCTTCCGCAACGCCCAGGCCTCGCTGCTCGCGCCGACCGGCACCATCGGCTTCATGATGGACTGCGACACCACCGGCATCGAGCCGGACTTCTCGCTGGTCAAGTTCAAGAAGCTCGTCGGTGGCGGTTCGATGCAGATCGTCAACCAGGTGATCCCGCGGGCCCTCACCAAGCTGGGCTACCAGGCCGAGCAGATCGAGGCGATCGTCGCCTACATCGCCGAGCACGGCCACGTCGTCGACGCCCCCGGCCTGCGCCAGGAGCACTACGAGGTCTTCGACACCGCGATGGGCAAGCGCGCCCTGCAGCCGATGGGCCACGTACGCATGATGGCGGCGACCCAGCCGTTCCTCTCCGGTGCGATCTCCAAGACCGTCAACCTGCCCGAGACCGCGACCGTCGAGGACATCGAGCAGGTCTACATGGAGTCGTGGAAGCTGGGCCTGAAGGCCACCGCGATCTACCGCGACAACTGCAAGGTCGGCCAGCCGCTGGCCGACGGCAAGTCGGAGAACGCCAAGAAGGACCAGGGTCTCTCCACGGCTGCTGCTGCGGAGGCTCCGGCCGCCGAGGTCGAGCCCGAGGTCGTCGAGAAGATCATCGAGAAGATCGTCTACGCCCCGACCCGCAAGCGCCTGCCGAAGTCCCGCGTCTCGCGCACCACCTCCTTCACGGTCGGCGGTGCCGAGGGCTACATGACCTCCGGCGCGCACGCCGACGGCGAGCTCGGTGAGGTCTTCCTCAAGCTCGGCAAGCAGGGCTCGACCCTGGCCGGTGTCATGGACGCCTTCTCCATCGCGGTGTCTGTCGGCCTCCAGTACGGCGTGCCCCTGGAGACCTACGTCTCCAAGTTCACCAACCTGAAGTTCGAGCCCGCCGGCCTGACCGACGACCCGGACGTACGCATGGCGCAGTCGCTCATGGACTACGTCTTCCGCCGGCTGGCGCTGGACTACATGTCCTTCGAGGACCGTGCCGCGCTCGGCATCTACTCCGCCGACGAGCGTCAGCGCTACCTCGAGACCGGTTCCTACGAGCAGCTCGGCAACGGCACCACCGCCGCCGAGCTCGTCGAGAGGCCGGCTCCGGAGCGCAAGGTCGAGGCGAAGACCGAGGTCGTCGAGGCCGACGTCAAGGAGGAGGCTCCCGCCGAGGCAGCTGTCGCGGAAGAGGCCCCCAAGACGGCTCACACCACCGCCGAGCTGCTCGAGTCGATCAGCGGCATGGCCATCGACAGCCCGCTCTGCTTCACCTGCGGCACCAAGATGCGCCCCGCCGGCTCCTGCTACGTCTGCGAGGGCTGCGGCTCGACCTCTGGTTGCAGCTGA
- the nrdR gene encoding transcriptional regulator NrdR: MHCPFCRHSDTKVLDSRVAEDGGQIRRRRVCQECGKRFTTVEQMQLMVAKRSGAAEPFSRDKAVHGVRKACKGRPVTEDQLACLGQEVEQALRSQGLAEVPSHEVGLAILAPLRELDEVAYLRFASVYRAFGSADDFEREIQMLRTEREVQDFEAEHPVEAPVGSD, translated from the coding sequence GTGCACTGTCCGTTCTGCCGACACAGCGACACCAAGGTGCTCGACTCCCGTGTGGCCGAGGACGGCGGCCAGATCCGGCGCCGTCGGGTCTGCCAGGAATGTGGGAAGCGGTTCACGACCGTCGAACAGATGCAGCTGATGGTGGCCAAGCGCTCCGGCGCAGCGGAGCCGTTCAGCCGCGACAAGGCGGTGCACGGCGTACGCAAGGCGTGCAAGGGGCGTCCGGTCACCGAGGACCAGCTCGCCTGCCTCGGCCAGGAGGTCGAGCAGGCGCTGCGGAGCCAGGGGTTGGCCGAGGTCCCCAGCCACGAGGTGGGGCTGGCGATCCTCGCGCCGCTGCGCGAGCTCGACGAGGTGGCCTACCTGCGTTTCGCGAGCGTCTACCGGGCCTTCGGCTCGGCGGACGACTTCGAGCGCGAGATCCAGATGCTGCGTACGGAACGGGAAGTCCAGGACTTCGAGGCAGAACATCCGGTCGAGGCCCCGGTGGGCAGCGACTAG